The Armatimonadia bacterium nucleotide sequence GTACGGCTAACCGATTCCTACGCCAACTGGTCTCGGCGGCACCGAGGGAAGCGGGCCTGCGGCAGCGTTGCAGTCGAGTTCGCTATCGTCGCTCCGATGCTGATCATCTTCATGTTCGGGGCGATCGAGTTCGGGCTCATCTTCAAGGACATGCTCACCCTCAACCAGGCGGCACGCGAGGCCTCGCGAACCGCCGCAGTGGGCAAGTCTACCAGCGAGATCGTTGCGAAGATGACGGCGGCAGGGGCGACCCTCCGAACCGCAGACATCACTTACTACCTGGAGCGCGGGGTCTACAACGGCAGCACGGGCGCGTGGACCTACACAACTCTGGGGGATACCGCGACGACACCGGTTCGCAACGACGCCTTGTCGGGTGACCAGGTGCGGGTGCGTCTCGAGTATCCCCACCGACTGGTAACTGGGGGCCTGTTCTCCCGCCTCGCCAACGCGCAGAACGGAACTGCTATCAGACTCCGCGGCACGATGGTCATGAGGCGTGAGTAAGCAGCGCTACCGGGCCAGGCACCTTGACTCCTTGCGGCTTCGACCGGGGATGTGTTCCTTGACAACCGAGACGTTGGGCTATCATCGGCTGAAGCCAGTGCTTACCGCGAGTTCCCGAAATCCTTGGGGGGGTTAGGGACTCGCAGATAGTCGGCCCCACGGCGACATGGCGCAGGGCGTTGCGTAGGGCACCGATCACTTGCCTGCTAGAACGCGATCCGGGTAAGGTTGCCGGGCGCAGACCTCCCGGGGAGAACCAGCAACCGGGAAAGGTCCAGACCGGCACGGGTGCCCCGGAGGTGTTCAGGCGTCGTGAAGTCGTCGCTGCGGATTCGTGTGGGATGCCGCCGACCTTGAGGACAGGATAGCAACTACAGAACTGAGAGCTCGTGTACCTTGAGCCTTGTCTCCCCCCCACCCAGGGGCGCCGCGCTGTATGTTCACCCGCTGCGGCGTGGCGCCCCACCTTTTCACGGTGGGGCTTTTTTGTGAGTGGCGAGTGTCAAGGTCGGCAAAAAAGTGCTCGATACACTTGCGTCCTGTCCCTATACCTGTGCTATACTGCGCACCACTAGTAGTCGCAACAGCAATAGATGCGGTTTTCAACGCAGCAAAGAGGGTGACAACCCATGCGCCTAACGCGACGAGTCGCGATAGGTATCGCCTTGGTATGCGGCGGACTAGCTGCCGTGCTCACGATGGTGTACCTCAAGAGCATGGTCCCCAAGAAGCCCCTGCAGCCACCACCTCCCACCGAGCGTGAGGTGGTCGTGCCCACGGTGGACATCCCCGCGAGCACCATCATTGCCAGCGGGATGCTGACGACTCGGAAGGTCAAAGTGGAGGAAGCCCCCAAGTCGGCTCCCTCGTCACCGGCTGAGGTCGTCGGTTGTGTCGCTCTGGTACCCCTTCCCTCTCAGCGACCGATCGGTATGGAACAAGTTGCGAGACGCGGAGCGGGCATGGGACGACTCTCGGGAATTGTCCCACCGGGCATGAGGGCTGTCACCGTCGCCGTAGATCCGGTAGTCGGTGTGGCAGGGCTCCTCAAGGCCGGCGATCGCGTGGATGTGATTGCCACCTTCGAAGTGGAACAGGACACCGTGGCTCGGACCATCCTCCAGGATGTTGAGCTCCTGGCACTCGGCACCGAAACCAGCACGACCCCCACCACTGAGGAAGTCAAGGGTGCAGAAGCGTCCGGTGCCGCTCCGCAGGGCCAGGCCGGGCAGGGCCAGGGCCAGCAGCAGGGCCAGCAGCAGGGCCAGCAGCAAGGCCAGGCTCAGGGGCAGCCCAAGTCGGGCTCAGCCCCGGCCGGAGGGGGAGCCGAGAAGAAGACCCTCTACCCGAACGCCACCCTGGCCGTCTCACCTGAGGACGCCCAGAAGCTGATCATCGCCGACCAACGTGGTGACCTCCGTCTGGCGCTGCGACCCGTGGGTGAGCACGACTTCATCCCGGTTCCCCAGCAGAACCTGTCCTCAGTGGCTGGACCAGAGTACCAACGCTTCCTGGCGCAGAAGAAGGCTGCACGGGAGCAGAAACCTCAACCCGCAGCGCAGCAAGCGCCACAGCCCGGGCAAACCATGGCGCCCCAGGGCTGGACGGGCACGCAGCCGCAGCAACCGACCAGGAGTGCTCCTGCCGCCCACAAACCTCAGAAGCGCGTTCCCGAGGTCGAGATCATCCGCGGCAATCAGAGCACGACGGTCGCTCCCTAGTAGCACTGAACTCGCACTAGTCCGGGTGGGCGCGTCCCCCTTTACGCGCCCTTACCCTCTTTCGCAGCCTTGATCGCATCCTGGGGAGGATACCACCATGAAGCGCTGGCCCCGGCACAGCCACCAGCCTCCAACACCTGGCCTTCGTCCGTTGCTGATGGCTGTTGGAATGGCCTGCCTGTTCTGCTTCGTCCTCGAGAACTGCTTCGCCAGCGACGCGCTGGTCCTGAAGCAGGGCGATGCCCGCATCCTCAAGTTCAACAAGATGACTCGGGTGTGGGTCACCGATCCCAGCATCATCGACGTCGTCGTCGCTGGCTACAACGAACTGCTTGTCTACTCCAAGACCGTGGGCTATACCAAGCTCTACGTCTGGGACGCCCAGGGCAGACACGAATATGCCGTGGAGACCAAGCGTCTCCCAACGGCCGACCAGGTGCTGCGAGAGATCAGCAGCTACCTCGGCCGTGGGCTGCGCTACAACATCGTCGATGACAAGACGGTCTTCATCGACGGTGAGGTCGAAAGCACCGCTGAGCGCGATCGCGTCGCCCAGGTCGTCGAGGCCACCAGCAATGGCCTCAAGGTCGTCAACCTCGTCCGCGTACGCGATGCCAACCTCACCGCGGCTGAGTCCTACCGCCGCGGTTTTGAGAAACTCTTCCCCGGACAGTTCACGTACACTGCGATCGACGACCAGACCCTCGTCCTGGAGGGAGAGGTCGCAACCACTGCTGAGAAGCAGCGCCTCACCGCCATCCTCACCGCCGCCAGCGGCATCAAGACCGTCGATCTGGTCCGCTGCCTGGAGAACCAACTCACACCTCAGCAGCAGCGCATCGAAAGCATCAAGCAGGCTGTCGGCGACGTCTACCGCTACCAGGCGCTCGAGGACAAGATCCTCGTCATCAGCGGCGAGGCGGCCTCTGAGGCCGAGCTGAAGCGCATCGACAAGATCGCCACCGCCGCAGCCGGCGACCTGACCGTCATCAACGCTGTCATGCTTGCCAGCGATACCCGTTCACCGGCCGCGCGCTATGCCGAGGTCCTGAAAGCGACCCTCGGATCCCAGTACAAACTCACCCCGATGGGCGATACGGGTCTCGTCGTCGAAGGCGCTGCTCAGACCTCGGCTGACGAGGCCAGGGTGCGCCAGATCGTGGACCTCCTCAAGGGGAGCGTACAGGTAGTCAATCTGGTGTCCGCCGGTGGCGCACAGACAGCCGGGCAGAAGACACAGGCCATGCTCAAGGAGGCCCTCGGCGACCGCTACCAGGTGTCCTTGCTTACCAACGATGTCGTGCTGGTCGACGGGCTGGCAGCCACCACTGCTGAGAAGGACCGGGTGGACAAGCTCGTGGCCGCAGTGCCCGCTGACACCAAGGTCGTCAACTGCGTAGCGATAGGCGAGCCGGGGCATGACAACCGAGCCGCTGCCCGTTACGCGGAGGCCCTCCGGACCGTGCTCGGCGGCAACCTGACCTACCGCGTGCTCGACGACAATACGCTCATGGTCGAGGGTGAGGCCATCAGCGCCGCGGACAAGGCGAAGACCGACAGCGTCCTGAAGGCCCTCAGTGGCGGCGTCAACGTCCTGAACCTCGTGACGGTCAAGCCAGGGCTGGAGGTCGTCGGAGACTCGGCCGCGGCCCGCAAGGCGAGAGTTGTCCAGCAGGTGCTCGGCGACAAGTACAAGGCCTCGGTGGTAGACGAGAAGACCGTCCTGGTCCAGGGCGTCGCACCAGGCGAGGCCGAGCAGCAGCGGCTTGAAGGTGTGCTGCGACAGATTGCCGGTGACGTGACGATCGTCAGCATGATCGATGCCGGCGTCGGTGCAAGTACCCTCACGCCCGCGCAGCGCGCCATCCAGAGCCTCAAGGCGGTTGTCCCGGCTGAGGTCAAGCTCGTGGAACTCGATGCGAAGACCGTGCTCGTCGAGGGCATCGTCCCGACCACCATCGAGAAGGACCGCATGGACAAGATCGCGGAGATGACCGCGAAGTCAAGCCAGGTAAACGTCGTGTCGCTCGTGCTGACGCAGATGCAGTCGAAGACACCGGCGGCACGCCGGATCGAGGGTCTCAAGAAGATCCTCGGCGACAAGTACAACTACATCGTCTGGGATGACGAGACGGTCCTGGTGGACGGGCAAGTGGATTCCCAGCAGGAGCTGGACCGCGTCACAAAGATCCTCGAGGCAGCGGACAAGGACTGGAAGGTCGGGAACCTGGTCACCTATGGCGCAGCGGGTGCCGGGACCACTACACCGGAAGCCTCCGCCGCTGTCGTGGAGAGACTCTCGAAAGCTATCGGTGAGCCGTACCGGGTCTGGCACCTGAAGAGCAGTAAGTACGTGGTGGAGGGCGTCTCCACCGATCAGGTTGCGGCCAACCGACTGCAGGAGATACTGAAAGCCTTCACCGACGAAGGCGAGATTCTCAACCTCACGACGCTGGCTGAGACGCCGACCGTGTCACTGACCGCACGAGCCGAAGCTCTCCGCACTGTCCTGGGCGACGACTTCCAGGTCAAGACACTTCAGGGTCGGGCAGTGGTGGTCGAGGCCACAGTGCCCACCAAGGTCGCAGCCGAGCGAGCGCGATCCATCATGAGCGCCATGGGCAGTGATGTGCCGATCGTTGATCTGGTCACAGTCGTGGACCCGGCCAAGCGGCAAGTGGTAGCCCACGTCAAGGTAGTCGATATCACCCAGGGCGGATCCAAAAAACTGGGCATCGACTGGGGCAATATCGTCGCGGGCAGCCAGGAAGGCACGGTCAGTTTCGGGGATCAGCCCTTCCTGTTCAACCTCAACGACGGAGCCCACAAGGTCGGCGACGTAGGAGCGAACCTCAACGCACTCAGGCAGAACGACCAGGCGCGGATCCTCGCGGAGCCCAACCTGGTGGTCAACGACGGCGAGGAGGCCGAGATCCTCGTCGGGGGAGAGGTTCCCATTCCGGTTCCCCAGACGGGACAGGGCGGCTCGGCCATCACAATTGAGTATAAGCAGTACGGCGTAGTACTGCGCATCAAGCCGCAGATCATGGCGGACGGCAAGTCGGTGAAGCTGGAGGTCGAGCCGGAGGTCAGCTCCGTGGACACCTCCACCCAGGTCAGCATCGGCGGTATCGCCGTTCCCGCTTTCCGCACACGACGCGCCAAGACCACCTTGGATATGCCGGACGGCGCGACACTGGTCATCGGTGGCCTGATCCAGCAGGACCAGAGCAAGGTTGTAAGGGCGATCCCCTTCCTGAGCAAACTGCCGATCCTGGGAGAGTTCTTCAAGAGCACCGATACGCAGCAACGTCGCAATGAACTGGTGATCCTGGTCACGCCAGAGATACTACAACCAAGCAAGCCCTGAGCGGGTCCCACAGGACCGCTTCACCCTCCCGCCCCGGGCTCAGACAAAGGAGTCGGCAACCTTGATCCGGTTAGTGATCACGGAAGCAAGCCCTGGGGCGGCTGAGGGTGTGCGTGGACGGTTGGCGAGCAACGAGTTGGAGATCATCGGGTACGCA carries:
- a CDS encoding TadE/TadG family type IV pilus assembly protein, coding for MVRLTDSYANWSRRHRGKRACGSVAVEFAIVAPMLIIFMFGAIEFGLIFKDMLTLNQAAREASRTAAVGKSTSEIVAKMTAAGATLRTADITYYLERGVYNGSTGAWTYTTLGDTATTPVRNDALSGDQVRVRLEYPHRLVTGGLFSRLANAQNGTAIRLRGTMVMRRE
- the cpaB gene encoding Flp pilus assembly protein CpaB, with translation MRLTRRVAIGIALVCGGLAAVLTMVYLKSMVPKKPLQPPPPTEREVVVPTVDIPASTIIASGMLTTRKVKVEEAPKSAPSSPAEVVGCVALVPLPSQRPIGMEQVARRGAGMGRLSGIVPPGMRAVTVAVDPVVGVAGLLKAGDRVDVIATFEVEQDTVARTILQDVELLALGTETSTTPTTEEVKGAEASGAAPQGQAGQGQGQQQGQQQGQQQGQAQGQPKSGSAPAGGGAEKKTLYPNATLAVSPEDAQKLIIADQRGDLRLALRPVGEHDFIPVPQQNLSSVAGPEYQRFLAQKKAAREQKPQPAAQQAPQPGQTMAPQGWTGTQPQQPTRSAPAAHKPQKRVPEVEIIRGNQSTTVAP
- a CDS encoding BON domain-containing protein, encoding MKRWPRHSHQPPTPGLRPLLMAVGMACLFCFVLENCFASDALVLKQGDARILKFNKMTRVWVTDPSIIDVVVAGYNELLVYSKTVGYTKLYVWDAQGRHEYAVETKRLPTADQVLREISSYLGRGLRYNIVDDKTVFIDGEVESTAERDRVAQVVEATSNGLKVVNLVRVRDANLTAAESYRRGFEKLFPGQFTYTAIDDQTLVLEGEVATTAEKQRLTAILTAASGIKTVDLVRCLENQLTPQQQRIESIKQAVGDVYRYQALEDKILVISGEAASEAELKRIDKIATAAAGDLTVINAVMLASDTRSPAARYAEVLKATLGSQYKLTPMGDTGLVVEGAAQTSADEARVRQIVDLLKGSVQVVNLVSAGGAQTAGQKTQAMLKEALGDRYQVSLLTNDVVLVDGLAATTAEKDRVDKLVAAVPADTKVVNCVAIGEPGHDNRAAARYAEALRTVLGGNLTYRVLDDNTLMVEGEAISAADKAKTDSVLKALSGGVNVLNLVTVKPGLEVVGDSAAARKARVVQQVLGDKYKASVVDEKTVLVQGVAPGEAEQQRLEGVLRQIAGDVTIVSMIDAGVGASTLTPAQRAIQSLKAVVPAEVKLVELDAKTVLVEGIVPTTIEKDRMDKIAEMTAKSSQVNVVSLVLTQMQSKTPAARRIEGLKKILGDKYNYIVWDDETVLVDGQVDSQQELDRVTKILEAADKDWKVGNLVTYGAAGAGTTTPEASAAVVERLSKAIGEPYRVWHLKSSKYVVEGVSTDQVAANRLQEILKAFTDEGEILNLTTLAETPTVSLTARAEALRTVLGDDFQVKTLQGRAVVVEATVPTKVAAERARSIMSAMGSDVPIVDLVTVVDPAKRQVVAHVKVVDITQGGSKKLGIDWGNIVAGSQEGTVSFGDQPFLFNLNDGAHKVGDVGANLNALRQNDQARILAEPNLVVNDGEEAEILVGGEVPIPVPQTGQGGSAITIEYKQYGVVLRIKPQIMADGKSVKLEVEPEVSSVDTSTQVSIGGIAVPAFRTRRAKTTLDMPDGATLVIGGLIQQDQSKVVRAIPFLSKLPILGEFFKSTDTQQRRNELVILVTPEILQPSKP